Proteins from a single region of Synechococcus sp. WH 8109:
- a CDS encoding cryptochrome/photolyase family protein produces the protein MDLSLVFPHQLFEHHPALRPGRAVALIEDPLLFGTDPRWPIQVHRQRLLLHRASMNAYAEMLQANGFTVLRVLQGQAASTAEILGDLLDQGYRSFHLADPVDDVLRRRISAFASRHGCGLEIVATPMLLTPEAVIEDHFASGKKPLMGRFYEMQRKRLDLLIDPDGGPVGGRWSFDSDNRKKLPKGILVPEPPAERSSGSVALVEAARQQLIGEGVAGIGSWERFHYPVTHGDAARWLDQFLEQRLRQFGAYEDAISTQHQVMWHSVLTPMLNIGLLTPLQVLDRTLERAEAGDIPLNSLEGFLRQIIGWREFMAAIYRRHGVEMRNGNFWGFDDRPIPSAFYTASTGLPPIDDAIRHALETGYCHHIERLMLLGNVMLLCGFHPTRIYTWFMELFVDAYDWVMVPNVYGMSQFADGGIFTTKPYLSGSNYVRKMSDYGKGEWCDTWDGLFWTFIHRHQDFFRRQYRLAMMARNLDRMAPDVLLAHQHRASDFLDALT, from the coding sequence GTGGATCTCAGTCTTGTTTTTCCCCATCAGCTGTTTGAACACCATCCCGCGCTTCGGCCTGGACGGGCCGTGGCCCTGATCGAAGATCCGCTGCTGTTCGGCACTGATCCCCGCTGGCCGATCCAGGTGCATCGGCAGCGCCTGCTTCTGCATCGGGCCTCGATGAATGCCTATGCCGAGATGCTTCAGGCCAACGGCTTCACCGTGTTGCGGGTGCTGCAGGGGCAGGCAGCCAGCACTGCTGAGATCCTTGGTGATCTGCTCGATCAGGGCTATCGGTCCTTTCATCTGGCGGATCCGGTGGACGATGTTCTGAGGCGACGGATTTCCGCCTTCGCATCACGCCACGGCTGCGGTCTGGAGATCGTCGCCACCCCGATGCTTCTCACCCCAGAGGCCGTCATCGAGGACCATTTCGCCTCCGGCAAGAAGCCCCTGATGGGTCGCTTCTACGAGATGCAGCGCAAGCGACTGGATCTGCTGATCGATCCTGACGGTGGGCCTGTCGGTGGTCGCTGGAGTTTCGATTCCGACAACCGCAAGAAGCTCCCCAAGGGAATCCTGGTTCCAGAGCCACCGGCCGAACGCTCGAGCGGCTCGGTGGCCCTCGTCGAGGCTGCCCGGCAGCAGCTCATCGGCGAGGGGGTGGCCGGCATCGGCAGCTGGGAGCGGTTCCATTATCCCGTTACCCATGGCGATGCAGCCCGTTGGTTGGATCAATTCCTCGAACAACGCCTGCGCCAGTTCGGGGCTTACGAAGATGCGATCAGCACCCAGCATCAGGTGATGTGGCATAGCGTGCTCACGCCGATGCTCAACATCGGTCTACTCACACCTCTGCAGGTGCTGGATCGAACGCTGGAGCGGGCTGAGGCCGGTGACATCCCGCTCAATTCTTTGGAGGGATTTCTGCGTCAGATCATCGGCTGGCGGGAGTTCATGGCGGCGATTTACCGTCGCCATGGGGTGGAGATGCGCAACGGAAATTTCTGGGGCTTCGATGACCGGCCGATTCCCTCCGCCTTCTACACCGCATCCACGGGTCTGCCCCCGATTGATGACGCCATCCGCCATGCCCTGGAGACCGGGTATTGCCATCACATCGAACGCCTGATGCTCCTGGGCAATGTGATGCTCCTCTGCGGATTCCATCCAACCCGGATCTACACCTGGTTCATGGAGCTGTTTGTGGATGCCTACGACTGGGTGATGGTGCCCAACGTCTATGGCATGAGTCAGTTCGCTGATGGTGGCATCTTCACCACCAAGCCCTATCTCTCTGGCTCGAACTACGTTCGCAAGATGTCGGATTACGGCAAAGGTGAGTGGTGTGACACCTGGGATGGCCTGTTCTGGACATTCATCCACCGCCATCAGGACTTCTTCCGGCGCCAATACCGGCTGGCGATGATGGCCCGCAACCTGGATCGCATGGCTCCCGACGTTCTGTTGGCCCATCAGCATCGAGCCAGCGATTTTCTTGACGCGCTCACCTGA
- the hemJ gene encoding protoporphyrinogen oxidase HemJ: MTFSPEAYLWFKTLHIVGVVVWFAGLFYLVRLFIYHVETAELAPELQQPFRNQYTLMEKRLANIITTPGMAVAVSMAIGLLLAQPSWLQQGWMHAKLGFVAALLAYHVFCYRLMGQLHAGTCAWSGKQLRALNELPTLLLVIVVMLVVFKTQFPTSAATWFIVALVVFMAASIQFYARWRRLRAEASAKA; the protein is encoded by the coding sequence ATGACGTTTTCGCCTGAGGCCTACCTCTGGTTCAAGACCCTGCACATCGTTGGGGTTGTGGTGTGGTTTGCGGGCCTCTTCTATTTGGTGCGCCTGTTCATCTATCACGTTGAAACGGCGGAACTGGCGCCGGAACTGCAGCAGCCGTTCCGCAATCAATACACATTGATGGAGAAACGCCTCGCCAACATCATCACCACGCCGGGGATGGCTGTGGCGGTGTCAATGGCCATCGGGTTGCTTCTGGCCCAGCCCTCGTGGCTTCAGCAGGGCTGGATGCACGCCAAGCTTGGTTTTGTGGCTGCCCTGCTGGCTTACCACGTGTTCTGTTACCGGCTGATGGGCCAACTCCATGCCGGCACCTGTGCCTGGTCGGGCAAGCAGCTGCGCGCCCTGAATGAGCTGCCCACGTTGCTGCTGGTGATCGTGGTGATGCTGGTGGTGTTCAAAACGCAGTTCCCCACCAGCGCAGCGACCTGGTTCATCGTCGCCCTGGTGGTGTTCATGGCAGCGTCGATTCAGTTCTATGCCCGTTGGCGCCGCCTACGGGCCGAAGCCTCTGCCAAAGCCTGA
- a CDS encoding PHP domain-containing protein, whose translation MTHPLKAVLEKVGPSSCPTTHNFHCHTVCSDGSLEPIKLIQQATERGLKHLAVTDHHSSHAHREIQAWLDQQRATGVLVPTVWSGMEISALLKGCLVHVLALGFELNHPVLQPYNRGDAVVGELLRAEAVVKAIHDAGGLAVLAHPARYRLGHDVLIDEAARLGFDGGEAWYDYEMQPTWSASPLICEAIDRQLSNLGLLRTCGTDTHGIDLCGR comes from the coding sequence ATGACCCACCCCCTCAAAGCCGTGCTCGAGAAGGTGGGACCGTCGAGCTGTCCCACCACGCATAACTTTCACTGCCACACCGTCTGCAGTGACGGCAGCCTCGAACCGATCAAGCTCATCCAGCAGGCCACCGAGCGGGGGCTGAAGCACCTGGCGGTGACGGATCACCACAGCAGCCATGCCCACAGGGAGATCCAGGCCTGGCTGGATCAGCAGCGTGCCACAGGTGTACTGGTCCCCACGGTCTGGAGCGGCATGGAAATCAGTGCACTGCTGAAGGGGTGCCTTGTTCATGTGCTCGCCCTTGGCTTCGAGCTCAACCACCCTGTGCTCCAGCCCTACAACCGTGGTGATGCCGTCGTCGGTGAACTGCTAAGGGCTGAGGCGGTGGTTAAAGCCATCCATGACGCCGGTGGATTGGCAGTGTTGGCCCATCCCGCCCGTTATCGCCTTGGCCATGACGTGCTGATCGATGAGGCGGCACGGCTTGGTTTCGATGGTGGTGAGGCCTGGTACGACTACGAGATGCAACCAACCTGGTCCGCCAGCCCGTTGATCTGCGAGGCCATCGATCGTCAGCTGAGCAACCTTGGCCTTTTGCGTACGTGTGGCACCGATACCCATGGAATTGACCTTTGCGGCCGCTAA